One Alnus glutinosa chromosome 3, dhAlnGlut1.1, whole genome shotgun sequence genomic region harbors:
- the LOC133862806 gene encoding nematode resistance protein-like HSPRO2 yields MVDLDWKAKIVSPDMPSKSPKLSNKLQVCLPFSFRAAEISAASATASSAYENYLRLPELRKLWSSKEFPSWENESILKPALQALEISFRFVSTVLSDPRPYANRREWKRRLESLATTQIELIANICEDEGTRGTAPIVDLRSSNGVLARNGSYAEVWKLPGETSVVSRTSESSLLPRLATWHKAEDVAQKILYSIECEMLRCPYTLGLGEPNLAGKPNLEYDLVCKPSELHALKRCPSDHIDNHENQTVYTTNQILESWIHVSQQLLKRVAERVESKDFEEAASDCYLIERIWKLLAEINDLHLLMDPDDFLRLKNQLCIKSLNETAPFCFRSRALVEMTRQCKDLKQKVPFILGVEVDPMGGPRIQEAAMKLYGEKREFEKIHLLQALQAIESAMKRFFFAYKQVLVVMTGSLEANANRVVVSSDSVDSLTQIFLEPTYFPSLDAAKTFLGDFWSHEHGGVRLG; encoded by the coding sequence ATGGTTGATTTAGATTGGAAAGCAAAGATCGTCTCACCCGACATGCCAAGCAAATCTCCGAAACTCTCCAACAAACTCCAAGTTTGCCTGCCGTTTTCTTTCCGTGCCGCCGAGATTTCCGCCGCTTCAGCCACGGCTTCCTCGGCTTACGAGAACTATCTTCGACTGCCGGAGCTCCGGAAACTTTGGAGCTCCAAAGAGTTTCCCAGCTGGGAAAATGAGTCTATTTTGAAACCGGCCTTGCAAGCTTTGGAGATTTCGTTCCGGTTCGTCTCCACGGTGCTGTCGGACCCGAGGCCGTACGCGAACCGGCGCGAGTGGAAGCGGAGGCTCGAGTCGCTTGCGACGACTCAGATAGAGCTTATCGCTAACATCTGCGAGGACGAAGGGACACGTGGAACGGCTCCGATCGTCGATCTCAGGTCATCCAACGGCGTCCTGGCTCGCAACGGGAGCTACGCAGAGGTGTGGAAGCTTCCAGGCGAGACCTCCGTGGTGAGCCGCACCAGCGAGTCCAGCCTGCTCCCGCGTCTCGCCACGTGGCACAAAGCAGAGGACGTAGCGCAGAAGATCCTCTATTCCATCGAGTGCGAGATGCTGAGGTGTCCGTACACGCTCGGCTTGGGCGAGCCGAACCTCGCCGGAAAGCCGAACCTCGAGTACGACCTGGTGTGCAAGCCGAGCGAGCTCCACGCCCTGAAGAGGTGTCCGAGCGATCACATCGACAACCACGAAAACCAGACGGTGTACACCACGAACCAAATCCTTGAGTCGTGGATCCACGTATCGCAACAGCTCCTGAAGCGAGTCGCAGAGCGAGTCGAGAGCAAAGATTTTGAAGAGGCCGCGAGCGATTGCTATCTGATCGAACGGATCTGGAAGCTTCTCGCCGAGATTAACGATCTCCACCTCCTGATGGATCCGGACGATTTTCTCAGGCTCAAGAACCAGCTGTGCATCAAGTCGTTGAACGAGACGGCACCGTTTTGTTTCAGATCAAGAGCTCTCGTGGAGATGACAAGGCAGTGCAAGGACCTGAAGCAAAAGGTGCCGTTCATCCTTGGCGTGGAGGTGGACCCCATGGGTGGACCCAGGATCCAGGAGGCGGCGATGAAGCTCTACGGTGAGAAGAgggagttcgagaagattcacCTGCTTCAGGCTTTGCAGGCGATCGAGTCGGCGATGAAGAGGTTCTTCTTCGCGTACAAGCAAGTGCTCGTGGTGATGACGGGGAGCTTGGAGGCCAACGCCAACCGAGTTGTGGTGAGTTCCGACTCGGTAGACTCGCTGACTCAGATCTTCCTCGAGCCCACGTATTTCCCGAGTTTGGACGCGGCAAAGACGTTTTTGGGGGATTTTTGGAGCCACGAGCATGGTGGGGTGCGGCTCGGATAG
- the LOC133863564 gene encoding large ribosomal subunit protein uL10 — MGKLSKADKKIAYDGKLCQLLDEYTQILLVAADNVGSTQLQNIRKGLRGDSVVLMGKNTMMKRSIRIHSDKTGNTTFLSLIPLLVGNVGLIFTKGDLKEVSEEVAKYKVGAPARVGLVAPIDVVVPPGNTGLDPSQTSFFQVLNIPTKINKGTVEIITPVELIKKGDKVGSSEAALLAKLGIRPFSYGLVVLSVYDNGSVFSPEVLDLTEDDLIEKFATGIALVTSLSLAISYPTLAAAPHMFINGYKNVLAIAIATEYSFPQAEKTKEFLKDPSKFAAVFAAVAAPDSGAAPAAAAAKEEEKKDEPAEESDDDMGFSLFD; from the exons ATGGGAAAACTTTCGAAGGCCGACAAGAAGATCGCGTACGATGGCAAGCTGTGCCAGCTGTTGGACGAGTACACCCAGATCCTCTTGGTGGCGGCCGACAACGTCGGATCCACTCAACTCCAGAACATTCGCAAGGGTCTGCGTGGCGACTCCGTTGTGCTCATGGGCAAGAACACCATGATGAAGCGCTCCATCAGGATCCATTCTGACAAGACCGGCAACACCACCTTCCTCAGCCTCATTCCCCTTCTTGTG GGCAACGTCGGGCTGATTTTCACCAAGGGTGATTTGAAGGAGGTCAGCGAGGAGGTCGCCAAGTACAAG GTTGGAGCACCAGCTCGTGTTGGTTTGGTTGCTCCAATTGATGTTGTTGTCCCTCCTGGCAACACCGGACTCGACCCTTCTCAGACATCTTTCTTCCAG GTTCTCAACATCCCAACCAAGATTAACAAAGGTACTGTTGAAATTATCACCCCTGTTGAGCTTATTAAGAAGGGTGACAAGGTTGGTTCCTCCGAGGCTGCCCTGCTTGCAAAGCTTGGCATAAGGCCATTCTCTTATGGTCTTGTTGTCCTATCTGTTTATGACAATGGGTCGGTCTTCAGCCCTGAGGTACTTGATCTGACTGAGGATGACCTTATTGAGAAGTTTGCTACTGGTATCGCCTTGGTTACTTCATTGTCTCTGGCTATCTCGTACCCAACCCTAGCAGCTGCACCACATATGTTTATCAATGGCTACAAGAATGTTCTTGCAATTGCTATTGCCACGGAGTATTCCTTCCCCCAGGCAGAGAAAACTAAGGAGTTCCTAAAG GATCCAAGCAAGTTTGCTGCTGTTTTTGCGGCTGTTGCAGCACCTGATTCTGGTGCGGCCCCTGCAGCTGCTGCTGCcaaggaggaagagaagaaggacGAGCCGGCTGAAGAGTCCGATGATGACATGGGTTTTAGTCTGTTCGATTAA
- the LOC133864616 gene encoding uncharacterized protein LOC133864616 translates to MALKVLCPRLKSWQTFQLTVPSLLCPAPKPADRASSSWLKIYCGRNKSPACGLGYQPAHFQSCYSRGSSIKRACSANFDESPDEELFKKRLNFSDNGDEVDKETRHIEGEDGVKLRQTATLKLESLVLEPSLLGIQPEPPQWPERDDQIFRMSIEQRANRVEIPLSLRIIKRKQKWEESLKEAGDFTYCSVNRAFSSMVFMIRELQSYALHIRETLYGEDLQGIIDNMQRELNASFVWLFQQVFPRTPTLMIYVMILLANFTVSSMADNIVIATAAATHEISCATITDTKNRNRPQFKHDFRSFSDTSSGIGNRGGGGKVSHVCDEISEASLFGNKKLSAEEETNLWKSVVEEASRMQAEMRGEALDHETMQRFVSPVTVAPESDDYEDFFKTDLSYQMGLYQDPNNPLLLSNYAQFLYLVAHDNDRAEECFKRAVLVDPLEAEGLSRYAEFLWMARKDMWGAEERFQQAMAAEPGNPFHASKYANFLWSTGGEETCFPLNASSSYDDYN, encoded by the exons ATGGCATTGAAGGTACTCTGTCCAAGGCTGAAGAGTTGGCAGACTTTTCAGCTTACGGTTCCTTCTTTACTCTGTCCTGCTCCAAAACCAGCCGACAGAGCTTCTTCTTCATGGTTGAAAATATATTGTGGACGCAATAAATCCCCTGCATGTGGATTAGGTTATCAGCCCGCTCATTTCCAGTCATGTTATTCTAGAGGAAGCAGTATAAAGCGAGCTTGCAGTGCAAATTTTGATGAATCCCCAGatgaagaattgttcaaaaAGAGGTTAAATTTTTCTGATAATGGCGACGAAGTTGATAAGGAAACCAGACACATTGAAGGTGAAGATGGCGTCAAGTTACGGCAGACTGCAACTTTGAAGCTGGAATCTTTGGTATTGGAGCCTTCTTTGCTAGGTATCCAGCCTGAGCCACCGCAGTGGCCGGAGAGAGATGATCAGATTTTTCGCATGAGCATCGAGCAGAGAGCGAACAGGGTGGAAATTCCCCTGTCGCTTCGCATAATCAAGAGGAAGCAAAAATGGGAAGAGAGCTTGAAAGAAGCAGGGGATTTCACTTACTGTTCTGTGAACAGGGCATTCTCTTCAATGGTATTTATGATTCGAGAGCTTCAGAGCTACGCGTTGCATATAAGGGAAACTCTCTACGGTGAAGATTTACAAGGGATCATTGATAACATGCAGAGAGAACTGAATGCATCATTCGTGTGGCTCTTTCAACAG GTTTTCCCGCGGACGCCGACTCTTATGATTTACGTGATGATTCTTTTGGCTAATTTCACGGTATCTTCCATGGCCGACAACATTGTTATTGCCACTGCTGCTGCTACACATGAAATATCTTGCGCAACCATTACGGACACTAAGAACAGGAATCGACCCCAGTTTAAGCATGATTTTAGGTCGTTTTCCGATACATCTTCTGGTATAGGAAATCGTGGTGGTGGCGGCAAAGTAAGCCATGTTTGTGATGAGATATCTGAGGCTTCTTTGTTTGGGAATAAGAAGTTGAGTGCAGAGGAAGAGACGAACTTGTGGAAATCAGTGGTGGAGGAGGCTTCAAGGATGCAGGCAGAGATGAGAGGGGAGGCTCTTGATCATGAAACAATGCAACGGTTTGTTTCGCCGGTGACTGTGGCGCCGGAATCCGACGATTATGAGGATTTCTTTAAGACTGATCTCTCGTACCAGATGGGTTTATACCAGGACCCAAATAATCCTCTCCTGCTGTCTAACTATGCCCAATTCCTCTATCTCGTCGCTCATGACAATGATAG GGCAGAAGAGTGCTTTAAGCGTGCTGTGCTTGTAGACCCACTTGAAGCCGAAGGACTGAGTCGATATGCAGAATTCTTGTGGATGGCACGAAAGGACATGTGGGGAGCAGAAGAGAGGTTCCAGCAGGCAATGGCCGCTGAGCCAGGCAACCCTTTTCATGCTTCCAAGTATGCCAATTTCCTTTGGAGCACCGGTGGTGAAGAGACTTGCTTCCCACTCAATGCATCATCATCATATGACGACTacaattaa